DNA sequence from the Flavobacteriales bacterium genome:
TATATTCCTTACTCGTATGGCTTTTCAGGTTTCGCCCCGTTTTTAATTGGTTTCTGGACTCCATAAATTGGGTTTATCACATGGGAAGTCAACCCAGTGGCTTTCGCGGACTTTCTTGGAATTTATAAATGAAACATTTTTTTTTATTTAGAGAGTACCGATTACTTTCTAAATATTCTCTTATTACCTGTCTGAAAATGATTTGTAACAATTTGTAAGCTATTGTCTATCTGTAAATTAATGTTGTGTGGAGTTAATTCTTGATATTACTATTTTTTATAAACTCCTTAAATTCTATTTGATTACCATTGAAGATATCAAAATCATTCTTTTTATTATTTATTTTGTATGTCTCCGACTTTTGCCAAATTGTCCAACCTTTTTGTGCCCATGCTTTTGGTAGATTCGGTTTTTTTGCTTGACTATAATTTGCAATCCACAGGTTGTAATCTGAAAAATTTGAATGGTTTAGGTACCTGTTTCCAACATTAAGATCAGTGTAAATTATTGGTTTACGATTTGATTGTGTTTCAATATGATTAAGAAACAATAAAAGTGCGGATTGTACTTTTTCAACTGATTGTGATTCATTAATTCCTCCTTCCTCAAAATCAACTATAGGTGGAATATCCATAGAGTCAATATTATCTATAGTCTTCAGGAAAAATTTTGCCTGTGTTATTGGGTCGTCTTTTGTTATATAAAAATGATAGGCTCCTCGAATGAAGCCGTGATCTTTTATCATTCTCCAGTTTCTTGTGAATTTCGGGTCGATATATGTCATGCCCTCGGTTGCTTTACAGATAATAAAATCCAAACTGTCACTATTTTTAATAACCACATCAATTTCATTATTTTGATGATGAGATATATCTATTCCATAAATATTAGGTTTTATATTTGTCACTTTGACGTTTGGTTTGTCATGGTTTTTGAATTCTGTCTTCATTTGCTCACATGATGAAAAAATGGTAATGAATATTATTGTGTTTAAGAGATGAATGTGTTTGTTCATAATTTGTACGTTTTAGTATTTCCCCTTTGCACAGAGAAAATAGCTCATGTATATATCAATTTTCAAAAGATGTTTAGATAACTAAAAACACTTGGTGTATGAGTTTTGTGTTTAAAAATATTTAGTATGTTTTTGATTATCATGGCTCTAAACTACAAAAGAAAACGCAGTAATCCAAAAAATGCAACATTAATTAATTATAAGAAAAATATTACAGCTGTTGTTAACTTTTTCAATACCCACCATTTTATAGGGTAATCTGAATTCTCTAGCTTATACATATCCGCTATTTATCAGACTGTATTCTATAAAAGAATATAGATCTTAGAATATGAAAAAATTGCAACTTAAATTTTTGTCATAGCATTGTACTTTGATACAGGGCGAAAAAAGGGGAATGTTGTTTTGTTACCATTCTAATAGCCTTTTTAAAAAGAAAAAAGCAATTGAAAAATGCTAAGAAGACCAAGTTCTACAGCCTCAAAATCTCAAAAAATATCCTTACATTCGCATATAAATGATTGGAAGAAAAAACAATCATTCAATTATCAAAAAAAAGAACAATGAAATACGACGTAATAGTTATTGGAAGTGGACCTGGAGGATATGTAACAGCCATCCGTTCATCTCAATTGGGTCTTAAAACAGCCATTGTAGAAAAAGAAAATCTTGGAGGAGTTTGCTTAAACTGGGGATGTATCCCAACAAAAGCATTATTGAAATCTGCTCAAGTTTTTGAATATATCAAGCACGCATCAGACTATGGAATCAATGTAGCCGATGCTTCACATGATTTTGGTGGAATCATCCAGCGCTCAAGAAACGTAGCGGATGGAATGAGTAAAGGAATCCAGTTTTTGATGAAAAAGAATAAAATCGATGTCATCAATGGTTTTGGGAAAGTACAACCGGGAAAAAAAGTTGTAGTGACCGATGCTGATAACAAGGAATCTGAGTACACTGCTGATCATATTATTTTGGCTACAGGAGCTAGATCAAGAGTATTGCCAAACCTTCCTCAAGATGGAAAAAAGGTGATTGGATACCGTGAAGCACTTACTTTACCAGAACAACCAAAGAAGATGGTTATTGTAGGTTCAGGTGCTATTGGGGTTGAATTTGCATATTTCTACAATGCTATGGGAACCGAAGTAACTGTTGTGGAATATTTGCCAAATATTGTTCCTAATGAAGATATTGATGTTTCAAAACAATTGACCAAAAACTTCAAGAAATCAGGAATAAAAGTAATGACCAATTCAGCTGTGGAATCTGTAGATACTTCAGGTGAAGGATGTAAAGTTTCTGTAAAAACAAAGAAAGGAGAAGAAATCATTGAATGTGATGTGGTACTTTCTGCTGTAGGAATTGAAACGAACCTAGAAGGAATCGGATTGGAAGAAGTAGGGATCGCTACAGATAGAGGTCGTGTTTTAGTAAATGATTTCTACCAAACGAATATCCCAGGGTATTACGCTATTGGAGATATTGTTCCAGGACCAGCCTTGGCTCACGTAGCATCAGCAGAAGGAATTATCTGTGTAGAAAAAATTGCAGGACACCATCCAGAAGCTATGGATTATGGAAACATCCCAGGATGTACTTATACTTCACCAGAAATTGCTTCAGTAGGAATGACAGAGGCTCAAGCGAAAGAAGCAGGATATGAAATAAAAGTTGGGAAATTCCCATTCTCTGCTTCAGGAAAAGCATCAGCTGCAGGGCACAAAGATGGTTTTGTAAAAGTAATCTTCGATGCCAAATATGGTGAATGGTTAGGATGCCACATGATAGGAGCTAACGTAACTGAAATGATTGCTGAAGCAGTAGTAGCACGTAAGCTAGAAACAACAGGAATGGAAGTACTGAAAGCAGTACACCCTCACCCAACCATGAGTGAAGCCGTAATGGAAGCCGTTGCCGCCGCTTATGATGAAGTGATTCATATCTAAGTTCTCAATACAATTTTTATCTACCTGTCAGTTCGAGTAATTTCTTTGTAGAGCAGCGGAAAAGAAATTTTATCGAAAACCCATTGCATTACATCAAAAATCACTCGAACTGACAGAGGAATACAATTTTACCTTCCTATCAGTTCCGTCCCGATCCATCGGGAAGTGAATTTGCTGCAGAGCAACGAAAAAGAAGTAGAATCGTTGTTGTCAGTTCGAGTGAATTTACTGTAGAGCAACGGAAGTAAATTTTTATCGAGAACCCAACCCTTAACCAATCTGAGTTCCACTTAGGTTGGTTTTTTTTTGTTATTATTATGAAAGATTATTATCCAAAAAGGATTGTTTGCCTTACTGAAGAAACCACCGAAATGCTCTACCTGCTTGGAGAGGAAGAACGCATAGTAGGAATTTCTATATTCACCAAAAGACCAGAAAGAGCTTTAAAAGAAAAACCAAAAGTATCTGCTTTTACTGATGCTAAATTGGAAAAAATAAAAGCTTTGAAACCTGATTTGGTTATTGGTTTTTCGGATATTCAAGCAGATATTGCCAAGGATTTAATCAAGGAAGGAATTACTGTTTGGGTAAACAATCACCGTTCTGTTACGGGTATATTGTCTATGATGATTCAGCTTGGAGCATTGGTAGGGAAAGAGCAAAAGGCTTTTGAGATTGTGGAAGAAATCAATAAGAATATCAAAAAAATACAAGAGGAAACAAAAACATGGAAGCGAAAACCAACAGTCTATTTTGAAGAATGGTATGAACCCATGATTTCGGGTATCGGTTGGGTGAGTGAAATCATTCATTTAGCAGGTGGGGAAGATATTTTTCCTGAGCTCGGAAAAGAGTCCTTGGCTAAAAATAGAATTATAGCAAACCCTGAAAGAGTCATTCAAGCCAACCCAGATATTATTTTAGCCTCTTGGTGTGGGAAAAAATTCAAAAAAGACCAAATGATCTCCAGAGATAATTGGGATCAAATTACGGCAATAAAAGAAAACCAAGTTTTCGAAATACCTTCCGAAACAATCCTACAACCTGGTCCTGCTAGTTTGATGGTGGCTTTGCCAGAACTGTTTGAGATTTTTAGGGAGTGGGGAAAGAAGTAAGATATTTCTCTTATTCCGATTACTTGTTCAATATTCACTTATGAATGAAGTGAAATAAGTGAGTATTTACAATTTGTCAACATTGATAAAAAGGAAAGATTAGATTTAACTACTTTCATAGTTGATTTTTAGTTATGTATAGGTGTAGCGTTTGTGGGTAAAGGATGTTGTTTTTTCTGAAGTGAACATCAATTATTCTTAAATCTTTAAATTAAAAATGGACGAATCTTTTTGTAAATTAGCTATATAAATTTATTCTAATGAATCAAAATAAATACCAAGAAATAGATCTCTTAAATACTCGATTACAAGAGTATCGAAAAACGGAGCATGAGAAAATAACTCAAGCTTTAGAGATAGAATATACCTATGAAAGCAACAGAATAGAAGGGAATACGCTCACACTTCAAGAAACGGCATTAGTCATCGAGAAAGGTCTCACTATTGGAGGAAAGACCCTAAATGAATATTTGGAAGCGATTAATCACACACACGCTATTTCATTTATTAAGTCATTGGCAAAGGAAAAAAATCAAATTACGGAAAGAGATATTTTGCAAATCCATAGCCTAATTTTACAAGGAATAAACAAGGAAAATGCGGGAGCTTATCGAAAGGTTCAAGTAATAATAAGCGGAGCTAAACACATTCCTCCACAACCTTTTTTAGTACCTAAGAAAATGGAAGAATTGATGATTTGGTATAACGAAAATAAAAATCTTTTACATCCTATTGACTTATCCGCAGAAATGCATGAACGATTGGTAACGATTCACCCTTTTATTGATGGCAACGGAAGAACATCAAGGCTCTTGATGAATTTGATTCTTCTACAACATGGATATCCTATTGTTATATTGAAAGGAGATGTTGAAAACCGTTTGAAATATTACCAAGCTTTAGAGTTGGCACAAGTGGAGGGTGATAAGAGTACGTTTATTCGATTGATTGAAGATAATGTACGCATGAGCATTGAAAGGATATTGCAGATATTTGAGAACTGAGTTACCGAAACACTACGCACGTGCGTACATGAGGAAAAGGAGTTATTCCACCACTACGCACGTGTGTGCGTGAGGAAAAGGAATTATCCAACCACTACGCACGTACGTGTGAGGAAAGTTGTCAAAACTAAAGTTGAGGTTCTTGCCAACAACGCCGCCAACAACACCAAAAGAAAGCATAGGGCGAATTTTCGTTTTATGCTTTTTGCTTTTGGACACCAAAGCATAATTTTGATTCTTTAGCTTATGTCTCGTTTTCCGACTTATGGGGAAAAGGGGAATTTAAAGCGATTAAGATTCATTAGTTGATAGCTCGTTTTCTTACTTATGGGAAATGGAAATTTAAAAGAGGTTTTCGGGTTATAATTTTCTCTTGGTGGACTAATGGTGGACTAAGTGAGTGTACAAAAAACAAAAAACCCTCTCAAAATGAAAGGGTTAAGTTTTATTGTAGTGACCTCGGCAGGATTCAAACCTGCAACCGCCTGAGCCGTAATCAGGTATTCTATTCAGTTGAACTACGAGGCCATTTAGCTTGTTTGCGGTTGCAAATGTATTGAGCTTTTTTGAGTATCCAAAGGCTTTTTTGAATAAAATTCAAATTATTTTATATCATTTTGGAAATCAGAGCTTGTTTTTTAGTTTTTTTTATCAAGTTTCTTTAATTTCTTGAGTTTATCGGTCTGGCTAATTCCCACTTTAGATAATTTGGAGAGTTTATCTAAGTCAATAAGTCCTGAGATAGACATAAGGACGAGGTTTGAATCGCTATTTACAACCATGACAAGTTCACTCACTTTATTATTCTTTTCTTTGATCATAAAATTGATGGTTTCGTCTTTTTCCTCTACAGTCATCAAGCTTTCATAGCCCTTACGGCTGAGTTTGTTTACTTTGTTTAAAAGTGAATTTGTTTTTAGATCTTCATCTAAAGTATACATGGTGAAATTTGTAATAGTTTTTAACATATCAACCACCTCTTGGTCTTCCTGATCTTCCATTTCTAAATGACTTAAAAGTCCGAAAAGTTTACCAGAAATATTAACTTTTGTGATTCCTTCAGAAGTGGATAAGTCATCAAAATACTTGGTGAAAATATTGTTTTGAGCAAAGGCGAATGCTCCGATAAAAAGGCTGAGGATTAATAATTTTGTTTTCATGGTATTATTGGTTTAATGCTTGGTGGTTTTTGGCTCTTACCTGGTTTATTTGCTTTACTGCAGGTTTGTATCTGTTTAGGTTGATAGAAGCACGCATGAGTTCTGTTTTTACAGTTTCAAATGCCATTAAAGCTTCCTTTCTTTCTTGTTTTTCGTAATAATTTTGAACACCTAAGATGGATAAAATCATAAAAATAGAGGCCGCTATCCAAAGGTTGAACTCTTTCTTTTTCTTCTTTTTTATCTGAGCTTCTAAAGGTTTTGTGAGGATAGAATGAAGTAATTCTTCATCCATCTCTTCATTTGTTTCGTGGCCTTCAAAGTATGCAAAAAGCATGGGGTTTTCATTCCCGAAGTTGTCCTCTTCTTTTAGCCATTTTTTAATGATTTTTTCTTCTTCTTCTGTCGTTTTTCCTTCCCAAAAACGGTCGATAAATTTTTGTTTATTGTCCATAACTAGCAGATTTTTTTCGGGCTAATAAACTGTTTCGTATATTTTTTCTTACACGGTGAATGGTTACTTTTACTTTAGATTCCGAAATATCTAAATAATGTGCCACTTCTTTGATACTAAGTCCTTCGATTTCCTTGAGTACAAAAATTTCTTTTTGTGAAGCAGGAAGTTGATCAAGTTCATTTAAAACCAATTGATATTCTTCTTTCCAAGAATCCGATTTGTTTTCTAAGTTTGAAGCTACCTCTGTTCGGTGGTCTAATCTTTCTGCTTGATTATCTTTCTTTCTTAGGAGATCGATATATCTGTTTCGAGCAGATTTTATGAGCCAACCTTGGATATTGGTTTTTTCAGGATTTGGTTTCTTTTCCCAAAATTTGAGAAATACATCCTGAACAATATCTTGTGTTAAAGATTTGTTTTTTGTAAGTTTAAAAACAAATCCAAAAAGTATTGGAGCTTCTTTTTTTACAAGCGATTGATAATCTTCTTGAGTCATTCAGGTATTGATTTGTAAGGAAAACGAAGGTAAAATAAAAAAGTTACAAGAAAGGGATTTCTGTCACTAAGAAAGGGTTATTAATTAAAGAGATAAAACCCAATTTTCTATGATTTTTAAACCTTGAGGAGTCATGATTGACTCTGGGTGATATTGTACGCCAGTGAGTGGGAGTTGTTTGTGCTGAAAAGACATGCAGTAATGGTCTATCGTACTGGTGATTTCAAAGTCTTTTTTGAGTGCTGAAGAAAGTGGGATTCCCCAAGAATGATAACGAGCTACCTCAATGGGGAAATGAAGATGTTGATATAAAAAATGATCATTTGCTATATTATCAAGTGTTTCAGAAACACCATGTTTCACAAATTCCATATTCTCTAAAGAATGCTGAAAATACATAGCCATACATTGCATACCTAAGCAAACTCCTAAAATGGGTTTTTGGAGAGAATATGTTTCTAAGACTTCAAAAAGAATTGGGTAATCAGTAGGGAGTCTTGGTCCAGGAGAAATAATGATTCCGTCAAATTGTTCTATTTGCGAAAGCGATAATTGATCTACACGTACCACATCCACATGTGCAAATTGTTCTAAATAATGCTTGAGGTTGTAAGTAAAAGAATCAAAATTATCTATAAGAATCAGTTTCTTCATCAAAAATCCTATCTTTGGTTGTCGCTGTTTTTATGCAGTTTCAAAAGTAAGGAATCTAAACTTTGAACCAACAATTTTTTATGAAAAAGGCAATTATTTCAGAAAATGCCCCAAAACCAATCGGGCCTTATAATCAAGCAGTCGTAAAGGGAAATCAACTTTTTGTTTCAGGGCAAATTGCGATACACCCCAAAAGTGGCGAACTGGAAATTAACCAAGGAATCACTCACGAAACCTTTTTGGTACTCAGCAACCTGATGGCATTGGTGGAAGAAGCAGGTTTTGAAAAAGAGGATATCGTAAAATGCTCCATTTTTCTAAAAGATATGAATGATTTTAACGAAATGAACGAAGCTTATGCTCAGGTTTTTTCAGAAAACCCACCTGCAAGAGAAGCAGTTCAGGTAGTAAAATTACCCAAAGACGTTCATGTAGAGATTTCTTGTATAGCGGTGAAGTAGAAAATTCTGCTTGAGGTTTTTTGTGTATTGAGTTTCCAATATTGCCACCCTTTTCATCAATGAGAATTGAGCGTGTTTACTAAAGTTTGCAATTAATATTGGTAAAGAATATTTGCATTTGATTGCGAAAAACGCAAATGCACATCGCTCCCTTCTACTTGAAGATTTGAGATATCAAATGATAATTCTTTTGTAAGGTAAGCCAAACAAGTTTCATCGTTTTTTAATGAAAGCCTTAAATTTCTTTGTGGTGGGTTTGATTCTAAAATAACACCCGAGTCTATGAGTTTTACTTCCCATGTATCACCACTGCAACCGCTGGAGCTAAAATTGATATAAAGACAATTCTCTGTTATTTCTAGATGATTAATTTTTACAAAATCAGAAGGTGCATCAGAATATTCTTCAGGGCTAACAATTGTATTGAAATCACAATTCATCGGTTCTGAATCCTCGCAGGTACAGCTTATGAGCAAAACACCAACAGCGAAAATAGTAAAGAATCTTTTGATTTCCGTTTGGAAAAATAATTTGGAATGTCTGAAAAGTTGCATATCTCGTTAAATTTCCTGTAAAGGTATTGATTTTTAATGAGTTTTGTAAAATATTCTTTTTGCACCTTCTGATTTATGAATATTTGGTAACTCATTTTTTTACATTTGGAGTGATGATAACCAAAGGTATATTTGGAGTAAATGAGTGCTTTTGGGAAATTATTGGTATTAAAATCTATGATTAATACCAATATTCACAAAGTATGGGATGAGATAAGGTTTATAGCTTTTGAAGTTACTAGGCATACGATATCCAACTCTTAAATCCATGTCCCAGTTTTTCGCCATACGTGCTCCGCAGTTGAGTGATAGATTCCAATAATTGTTTTCATAATTATACCAACCATCTTTTACGTTAGGAAAAATACTTCTATAGTAATCAGTATGTTTAAAATATGCTCCCAAAAGGCGTTTATGCATCAGCTCTATTCCCATATACCATTTGTCTGAAAAATACCCAGGCATCAGACTTACGATGATGTTTTGAATATTGGCTTTGTGCACCGTATTTTTTAAGAATTTGTTTTCAGCCCCAATATTCACAATCATATTAAAAGATGTATTGTTAAGTACAGTAGTTGATAGGTTTATATTGAAATCTGAATAATTCATTTGGTAGGTTTTCCATCCAATATTTCCAAGAATTTTTTTGCTCGATTTACCCAAAGAAAGATTCATAACTCTACTGTAGGAAATACCTCCAACCAAAGCTGGATCCATTTCCAGATGAATGCTAACGCTATTTTTGTTGTCATTTCTAAAAGCAAAAATATTATTTATTTGTTGAGCAATTACACTGTTTGTAAAGGCTAGGAATACGAAGAATGTTATTGTGTTTTTCATCGTTTGTTTTTTTAGTTTTGAAAATAATCTCTAATAGAAGGAAGCGTTTTGGAATGAGCTAAAATCTCATAATGACTAGCTCCTTCAATGGTCATAATTTTATTGTTATATAAATTGAAATATGGAGCTTGATAGTTTTTTTGATAATCTACACCCAATCGTTCTGATGTTCCAGCAATAAAAAGTACATCGTTCTTGAAGTTCTCTTTGATTCCTTTTGTAAAATCTGCCGAATAAGATTTATCCCAAAGTCCTCTCCATTCGTTAATAAAGTAGTTACAGCGATATCCTTGTCTAGTGTCTGTATCTTCATGTGTTTTTTCTTCAAATTGGCTAGTCATTCTAAAATAGTCTGCTTTTTCATCATTTTGAGGAATTAGGTAATCGGAATTATTAAGAAAAGCTTGTAGTTCTTTGTCAAAGAAGTTTTTGGCTGTAGGATTTGTGTTTTCCATGGCTACCTTATTAAGTGGTCCAGGCTCAAGAAGTACTGTTTTTTTAACTCTATTTGGATATTTTTGAATGTAGTATGATGCATACGCACCACCCCAAGAATGTCCAATAAGATACAGTTTTCTTGAAGGGCTAAAGTGGTTTCCTATCTCGTGTAAATCCTTTAGATATTGAGGAGGCGTTAGTTTATCGTTTGCTGAACGTTCTGATAGCCCTGCACCTCTTTGATCCCAAAATACAAGAAAATAATCATCACTCAGGGATTTCCACCTGAGATAGGGTCGATAACTATTTCCTGGTCCTCCATGTAGAATAATCACAACTGGATTTGAAGGGTTTCCAAAGGTTTCTAAATGGAGTTTAGTCCCATCAGAAAGTGTAAATGAGGGAAGGCTTAAATCGTCTACAACGGTTTTAGGAACTAGATCACCTACAACAATGTCTTTTTTGTCGCAAGAAGTCAGTAGTCCTAAAAACAAGAGTGTTAAGACTAATAGTTTTGTTGATTTAATCGTTTTCATCTTTTTTTGAATGCTAATTAATTTATAGCAAAGATGAATACTGTTGAGGAATTGATTGTTCTAAATTATAAATTAGAACCTATTGATTCTGTAAATAACTCACACTGATTATTCACTATAAAAATCAGGCTCAAGTCGTAAAACGGTTGCCTTCATTTCTTGGGCTTTATTTTTATTTCCAGATAATTCTAAGGCCTCGGCGTAGCTGTCATATACATTGGGTTTGTATGGGAATATTTGGGTGTTTATTTCAAAAATAGTAGTGGCAATGTCTAGTTTTTTTGCAGATAAATAAAGATAGCCAAGTGTGTTGAGTTCTTTTGATGCAGTGCAAATGCTTCCCAAGTTTTGAATCAAGGTGTCTTTGTATTTTTTGACGTATTCAATGGATTCGTTCTCTATTAAATACATGAGATAGTTTGCAGCACGATAATTGGGTTTAGAGGGGTAACCTAATGCAATCTGAGCCAAATCTGTTTCCATAGAATTTACTGGGGATTCAACAATTCTTCCTATTTCTTTGTTGTCACGATAGAAGATAAAAGTAGGAACTCTATGGATGAGTTTTCCTTTTTCTTCCCCATTGGGTCCCACTTTCTTTTTATTGTCTAAATAGTATAGCCCAGTAAGTTTCAGATGATCATTTGGGAGTTGTAAATCATCCCAAAGTTTAATAAACCTTGGCGTGTAGTATTTGCTGTCTCCACACCAAGTGCCGAGGAAAATTTCTACTTGAACATCTTCAAGATTGCTTGCCCAGTCTATTTCCTCGCTTTTTAAAGAAATGGATTCATAATATTTTTGATACCAAGTAGAAAAGCTGGTATCTGTTTTTAAAGTGGTAATATCAAAGGTTCCGCAAAGATGTTTTTTGCCTTTTTTATCTGTGTAGGTTTGATTTTTTTGAGAATATGAAAATGAAATAGAAAATAGAAAAAGTGAGAGTAAAAAAAGATTCTTCATATATCGATTTGATTAGTTTGAGCATCAAGATAAGAAAACCATTTTTTCCATGCAAAATATTTACACTCTTTTAGCATATTTTTAAGTGAGTTATACCATTTACGGTGTTGCCCACATTGAAGAACTTGTCCCGATTTTTCGGGAGAGGAAGAGGGATGTTCTATAACGAATACTTCTAGAAATAAACGAAAACCTATGGGTAAATTAATACAATAAATGGTATAACCTACAAAAGTTGGTACTTTTGTAATGCATTTTGAACAAGGAGATGAAAAAGATAAAGAACTCAGTAAAAGAAGAATTAGAATTTAGTAAAGTTTTGGATTGGCTCAAAGAGCATTCGGAAAGCGAAAAAAACAAGACATATTTCCAAAATATTCAACCTTATTCCACTATTAGGAATTTAGGTGGGCATTTTTGTGTTTTGGAGGAATTTTCTCATCTTCAGGAAGATACTGTTTTTCCTAGTTTTCAGTACAAAGACTTAATTAAAATCAATAAGGTGCTGCGAATTGAAAATGCCATTCTGCAAATAGATGACTTTTTTGATCTACTGACCACGATAGATTGGGCGAATAAAGTCATAAGATATTTTAAGAATAATGTGGAAGGCAGTCCTATGCTCAGGAAAATGTTTGAGGTTTTGGGCCTTGAAAAAGTCTTGGTAAAGGAAATTCTAAAAGTGTTTAATGCACAAAAAGAAGTAAAATCCACTGCTAGTAATGCTTTACAGGAAATAAGAATAAAAAAAGAACAAGTAAGGCGTTCGAGTGCCAAAAAATTTCAATCTGCCGTTACCCGCTATGGGAAAAACGGCTTTCTTGCCGAAACGGTGGAAACCTATATGGACAATACAAGGCTTCTGGCAGTACTTGCAGAACATAAGAAAAAAGTATCGGGTAGGCGTTTTGGAGAGAGTAAATCGGGTAATGTGGTATATATAGAGCCACAGGAATGTAGCTCTTATAATCGAGATTTTTTCAACCTTTTGGAAGAAGAAAAAGAAGAAATAAGAAAGATTTTGCTGGAGCTTACTCAGGTTTTTCGAGAAAGAAAAGACTTTGTAAAAGAGCAAAGTATCATCCAAGAAAAACTGGATAGATTACACGCTATTATCCGTGTTGGGAAATTGTATTCTGGAGTCATTCCAAAGATTTCTAAACAAAGAAAAATGGTTTGGAAAGATGCTTTTCATCCGCTTTTGGTAGTGAACTACAAAGATAAAGGAAGAAAGGTTTTTCCACAAAATATCGAGCTGAGTGATTATCAAAATATGATTGTTATTTCGGGACCGAATGCTGGAGGGAAATCTATAAGTTTGAAAACAGTTGGACTGCTCCAATTGATGTTCCAGTGCGGAATAAAAGTCCCTGTTCATAGCGATAGTACTTTTTGTATGATCGAAGAGATTTTTACGGATATTGGAGATAATCAATCTATAGAAAATGAGTTGAGTACTTATAGTCATAGACTCAAGAAAATGAAAGAGATTTTGGAGTTTTCAACACCCAATTCCATGATTCTCATTGATGAATTTGGGTCGGGGTCAGATCCTATTTTGGGAGGGGCTTTGGCTTCTGTTTTCTTTGAAGAACTGTATAAAAAAGGAAGTTTTTCTGTACTTACTACGCATTATGGTGTCATTAAACTGATGGCAGAAGAAATGAGTG
Encoded proteins:
- a CDS encoding thioredoxin family protein → MKNLFLLSLFLFSISFSYSQKNQTYTDKKGKKHLCGTFDITTLKTDTSFSTWYQKYYESISLKSEEIDWASNLEDVQVEIFLGTWCGDSKYYTPRFIKLWDDLQLPNDHLKLTGLYYLDNKKKVGPNGEEKGKLIHRVPTFIFYRDNKEIGRIVESPVNSMETDLAQIALGYPSKPNYRAANYLMYLIENESIEYVKKYKDTLIQNLGSICTASKELNTLGYLYLSAKKLDIATTIFEINTQIFPYKPNVYDSYAEALELSGNKNKAQEMKATVLRLEPDFYSE